The following coding sequences are from one Vulpes vulpes isolate BD-2025 chromosome 12, VulVul3, whole genome shotgun sequence window:
- the B4GALT7 gene encoding beta-1,4-galactosyltransferase 7 isoform X2 has protein sequence MFPSRRKAAPLPWEDGRSRLVPGGLPRKCSVFHLFVACLSLGFLSLLWLQLSCSGDVTRVARGQGQETPGPPRACPPEPLPERWDEDASWSPHRLAVLVPFRERFEELLVFVPHLHRFLSRKKIPHHIYVLNQVDHFRFNRAALINVGFLESSNSTDYIAMHDVDLLPLNEELDYGFPEAGPFHVASPELHPLYHYKTYVGGILLLSKQHYQLCNGMSNRFWGWGREDDEFYRRIKGAGLQLFRPSGITTGYKTFRHLHDPAWRKRDQKRIAAQKQEQFKVDREGGLSTVKYHVDSRTALSVAGAPCTVLNILLDCDKAATPWCTFG, from the exons GTCCAGGCTGGTCCCCGGCGGCCTCCCCCGGAAATGCTCCGTCTTCCACCTCTTCGTGGCCTGTCTCTCACTGggcttcctctccctgctctggCTGCAGCTCAGCTGCTCCGGGGACGTGACCCGGGTAGCCAGGGGACAAGGGCAGGAGACCCCGGGCCCACCCCGGGCCTGCCCcccggagccgctgcccgagcgcTGGGACGAAGACGCGTCCTGGAGCCCCCACCGCCTGGCGGTGCTGGTGCCCTTCCGCGAGCGCTTTGAGGAGCTCCTGGTCTTCGTGCCACACCTGCACCGCTTCCTGAGCAGGAAGAAGATCCCGCACCACATCTATGTGCTCAACCAGGTGGACCACTTCCG GTTCAACCGGGCGGCCCTCATCAATGTGGGCTTCCTGGAGAGCAGCAACAGCACGGACTACATCGCCATGCACGACGTGGACCTGCTCCCCCTCAACGAGGAGCTGGACTATGGCTTCCCTGAGGCCGGGCCCTTCCATGTGGCTTCCCCGGAGCTGCACCCACTCTACCACTACAAGACCTACGTGGGCGGGATCCTGCTGCTTTCTAAGCAGCACTACCAGCTG TGCAACGGGATGTCCAACCGCTTCTGGGGCTGGGGCCGTGAAGATGATGAGTTCTACCGGCGCATCAAAGGGGCCGGGCTGCAG CTTTTCCGCCCTTCGGGAATCACAACCGGGTACAAGACATTTCGCCACCTGCATGACCCCGCCTGGCGGAAGAGGGACCAGAAACGCATCGCAGCTCAAAAACAG GAGCAATTCAAGGTAGACCGGGAGGGAGGCCTGAGCACAGTGAAGTACCACGTGGATTCCCGCACAGCCCTGTCAGTGGCCGGGGCCCCCTGCACCGTTCTTAACATCCTGTTGGACTGTGACAAGGCTGCCACCCCCTGGTGCACCTTTGGCTGA